One window from the genome of Vidua chalybeata isolate OUT-0048 chromosome 3, bVidCha1 merged haplotype, whole genome shotgun sequence encodes:
- the PLN gene encoding cardiac phospholamban, producing the protein MEKVQHMTRSALRRASTIEVNPQARQRLQELFVNFCLILICLLLICIIVMLL; encoded by the coding sequence ATGGAGAAGGTCCAACACATGACCCGCTCCGCTCTGAGGAGAGCCTCAACTATTGAGGTCAACCCACAAGCACGCCAAAGGCTCCAAGAGCTCTTTGTGAATTTCTGCCTGATTCTAATTTGCCTCTTGCTGATCTGTATCATTGTGATGCTTCTCTGA